One genomic segment of Tubulanus polymorphus chromosome 4, tnTubPoly1.2, whole genome shotgun sequence includes these proteins:
- the LOC141903994 gene encoding stomatin-like protein 1, with protein MSVKYSRVALSDDAVFDCSSTFDYSTIHRYKPQNYGIGIDFPGTQPHADDAYIQGRQSLLMRCLTAVIVAICYFITLITFPISLCFALKNVNQYERIVVFRLGRLLPAKGPGTVMVLPCLDRWRKIDMRMRAFNVPPQKVLTQDNGVVEAGADIYFRVNDVSSSVTHIRDLNQSLRILGQTSLINRLGKLDSDEIETSRNVINTTIQEDLNQMARSWGAEIGRVNLSEVKIIHKPPDKVSQLGSLLFPQALSASSSEQTKLLNLLAGTKASDIASSTDTPSNNTESSKSVTIEMNPNQNTPSMLIESARQALNSSIVNMIGAIYKFDLRGDDGGVYYLDAKHGEGSAGKGEPPTEPDVTLTFNTSDLQPLLSGQLEPFQAYMDGKLHLAGDMGAAMKLQKLSDWIRGSGHLLKASDHHQPGSVFQV; from the exons ATGTCTGTCAAGTACAGTCGGGTAGCTCTGTCAGATGATGCCGTGTTCGACTGCTCGTCTACGTTCGATTACTCAACGATACACAGATATAAACCACAGAATTACGGCATTGGTATCGATTTCCCGGGTACTCAACCCCACGCAGATGATGCCTACATTCAAG GTAGACAGTCACTTTTGATGCGTTGTTTGACAGCTGTTATTGTTGCTATTTGTTACTTTATCACTCTGATTACATTCCCGATTTCATTATGTTTTGCCTTGAAA AATGTTAATCAGTATGAGCGAATTGTCGTATTCAGATTGGGGCGTCTACTTCCAGCTAAAGGACCAG GTACTGTGATGGTTTTACCATGTTTAGATCGGTGGAGGAAAATTGATATGAGAATGAGAGCGTTCAATGTACCCCCACAgaag gTTCTGACGCAGGATAACGGAGTCGTTGAAGCCGGAGCCGATATTTACTTTCGCGTCAATGACGTTTCGTCTTCGGTTACTCACATCCGAGACCTGAATCAGTCGCTGCGGATACTCGGACAGACGTCACTGATTAATCGACTTGGGAAATTAGACAGCGATGAAATAGAAACTTCGCGAAATGTGATCAATACAACTATCCAG GAAGATCTCAATCAAATGGCACGCAGCTGGGGTGCCGAAATTGGGAGGGTAAACCT gtCAGAAGTAAAAATTATCCATAAACCTCCAGATAAAGTCAGTCAACTTGGATCTCTATTATTTCCACAAGCGCTTAGcgcatcatcttcagaacaaaCAAAGCTTTTGAATCTACTAGCAG GGACAAAAGCTTCAGATATAGCTTCATCGACTGATACTCCGTCTAACAACACCGAATCAAGCAAGTCTGTGACAATCGAAATGAATCCAAATCAAAATACGCCGTCAATGTTAATAGAAAGTGCAAGACAAGCTCTTAATTCGAGCATAGTCAATATGATCGGTGCCATTTATAAGTTTGACTTGCGAGGTGACGATGGTGGCGTTTATTATCTGGATGCTAAACACG GTGAAGGATCAGCAGGTAAAGGTGAACCGCCTACTGAGCCCGACGTTACTTTGACTTTCAACACGTCAGATTTGCAGCCATTGCTGTCTGGACAGTTAGAACCGTTTCAAGCTTATATGGACGGTAAATTGCATTTAGCCGGTGATATGGGAGCGGCGATGAAATTACAAAAACTTTCCGATTGGATCCGCGGTTCGGGACATCTACTGAAAGCCTCTGATCATCACCAACCCGGATCTGTATTTCAAGTTTAG